In Emys orbicularis isolate rEmyOrb1 chromosome 12, rEmyOrb1.hap1, whole genome shotgun sequence, one genomic interval encodes:
- the LOC135886009 gene encoding ribonuclease-like, with product MALKISFPVLLLSLVLLGAWLALANGQLWNEKNDKFLLKHWNYPRSEDSNGTYCDTMMQRQEMYGQEANTFIHAPIGSINSICNLGGTPGKPNERHSVAPFDLTVCAFNSTSRTYAGTRYVRRIVLDCWKGLPIDYVRHI from the coding sequence ATGGCTCTGAAAATATCCTTCCCTGTGCTCCTGCTGTCCCTTGTCCTGCTGGGGGCTTGGCTGGCTCTGGCCAACGGGCAGCTGTGGAACGAGAAGAATGACAAATTcctgctgaagcactggaattacCCCAGGAGCGAGGACTCCAATGGCACCTACTGCGACACTATGATGCAGCGCCAGGAGATGTACGGCCAGGAGGCCAACACCTTCATCCATGCACCCATAGGATCCATCAACAGCATCTGCAACCTGGGTGGGACACCCGGCAAGCCAAATGAACGCCACAGCGTCGCTCCCTTCGACCTCACCGTCTGCGCCTTTAACTCAACGAGCCGCACCTACGCCGGGACACGCTATGTCCGCAGAATTGTCCTCGACTGCTGGAAAGGGCTCCCCATAGACTATGTGAGGCACATATAG